One genomic segment of Methanothermobacter wolfeii includes these proteins:
- a CDS encoding cobaltochelatase subunit CobN encodes MRKSVIPLIFLMILVLAGGVSAADGSNSTVNDTIAENSSNYNLLILTGSTSSTRAIVEGYKLARNDGYRFNVSLFTNDELIRNDPQIDAAAIEAGRRADVILIQMISSPNTVQKVNAILNVTNATRIIAIGTGNTFKDYPGIGPDNATVKYMWDQGGPENFKRMMLLLLRDAGMQLRTGENTTAIPAIKSFVYHPASTRQFTTWDDYYSWYVQSGHYKPGKPWIGILTFDTYYRGSDMRMHMAIVESLENRGYNVILGFAADTPTKRNILENFFLDGNRTPRISGLITCMGFNLYNGDPVNSTAILSELDVPAIAAVYASNLNAWNESIAGLSSEVYWQIAMPEIDGRIEPILIGGGVEGTDPETGLRYTYYVPLPDRIERLTERIINWIKLRELPNSEKKIALLYYNIGGGKDGISASYLNVVDSIRVILRAMKNAGYTVDEKTNAEIISIMLGPGLNTGSWAPGELAKVVREGAVTVPVSDYLEWFSTLPESLRNQITSTWGEAPGSVMVYNGSIVIPGVMIGNIFLGPQPMRGFGEDAADLIHSTTLPLHHQYLAFYMWLQRNFNAVIHLGTHGTMEWLPGKSVGLSALDWPDVMIGNLPNIYPYIVNNPGEGTQAKRRGYAVLINHNIPPMVVGGLYGDLSELQYKINLYHSATDPQRKLILADEIRNLTVKLDLHRELNLDLNTSFEEALDIIEHRLDELSATLIPYGLHVFGEPLSGELLDAMVEAIVSFDPESRNSTEFRDAVRAKLSQDYEITNLLRALEGRFVEPGRGADPIRIPDLLPTGKNSYSFDPRLAPDSAAWAIGKKMADDLIADYLAKNGRYPESVGVVLWSIETMRTNGQTIAMILRLIGVEPVWDRSGRFTGVKVTPLEELGRPRIDVLVTISGLFRDTFAYSIDRMDEAIRLVMKLDESPSMNYLRKHYLSDLANYTQGGMGPLAEILAGARIFGSAPGSYGTGIPAVVESTSKWNDQSQLVETYLNHMGFIYGKDIYAIDAKDAFKRQLAKVDATVQVRDSVYGVLDNDDVYQYLEGLTMAARAMSGKNVASYIANTRFTPRIETLSSFIAAELRTRTYNPKWIEGMLSQGFSGAHQISKEIGHLFGWSAVAPELVEDWMWQKVAETYIFDPVVRSRFMSLQPYSYASTIAWLLEANRRGLWSTDSATIQRLADEYISVINEYGVVCCHHTCANMVFNQWLVKLSSLDSASLKKFAAAMAAATGRSIDVPGSADSSQPGTSGEGQGAGETGRPSYGSSGGGRSSSSPSFSASYSASTETAADSQQDSAGESGKAYEVAASTQSASSTSQTPFYAILGVVALVCLLGAGYFYQGRI; translated from the coding sequence ATGAGAAAATCAGTGATTCCACTAATATTTCTGATGATACTCGTACTTGCAGGAGGTGTTTCAGCAGCCGACGGCTCCAACAGCACGGTAAATGACACCATTGCAGAGAATTCTTCAAACTACAACCTTCTGATACTCACCGGATCCACATCGAGTACAAGGGCAATAGTTGAGGGTTACAAACTTGCAAGGAATGATGGCTACAGATTCAACGTCTCACTCTTCACCAACGACGAACTTATAAGGAACGATCCCCAGATCGATGCCGCAGCCATAGAGGCGGGCAGAAGGGCTGATGTAATCCTTATACAGATGATAAGTTCACCGAACACGGTTCAAAAGGTCAATGCAATCCTGAATGTTACGAATGCCACCAGAATAATAGCCATAGGAACAGGTAACACCTTCAAGGACTATCCAGGGATAGGGCCTGATAATGCAACCGTAAAGTACATGTGGGACCAGGGAGGACCAGAGAACTTCAAAAGGATGATGCTCCTACTTTTAAGGGATGCAGGGATGCAGTTAAGGACTGGAGAGAATACAACAGCCATCCCGGCAATAAAGTCCTTCGTCTACCACCCAGCATCAACAAGGCAGTTCACAACCTGGGATGATTACTATTCATGGTACGTCCAGAGCGGGCACTACAAGCCAGGGAAGCCATGGATAGGAATCCTCACCTTTGACACCTACTACCGTGGAAGCGACATGAGGATGCACATGGCGATAGTTGAAAGCCTTGAGAACAGGGGATACAATGTTATACTTGGATTCGCAGCTGACACCCCAACAAAGAGGAACATACTAGAGAATTTCTTTCTGGACGGTAACAGAACACCACGTATAAGCGGCCTCATAACCTGCATGGGCTTCAACCTCTACAATGGCGACCCTGTTAACTCAACAGCCATACTCAGTGAACTTGACGTGCCGGCCATCGCAGCAGTCTATGCATCAAACCTTAACGCATGGAATGAAAGCATAGCAGGTCTTTCATCAGAGGTCTACTGGCAGATTGCAATGCCTGAAATCGATGGGAGGATAGAACCCATCCTCATAGGAGGAGGAGTTGAGGGTACTGACCCTGAAACCGGACTTAGATACACCTACTATGTTCCGTTACCCGACAGGATCGAAAGGCTCACAGAGAGGATTATAAACTGGATAAAACTCAGGGAACTTCCAAACTCAGAGAAGAAGATAGCCCTCCTTTACTATAACATTGGAGGAGGAAAGGACGGTATAAGTGCCAGCTACCTCAACGTGGTTGACAGTATAAGGGTGATCCTCAGGGCCATGAAGAACGCCGGGTACACGGTGGATGAAAAAACAAATGCAGAGATAATCAGCATAATGCTCGGACCAGGCCTCAATACGGGTTCATGGGCCCCTGGAGAACTTGCAAAGGTTGTAAGGGAGGGTGCGGTAACAGTACCGGTATCAGATTACCTTGAATGGTTCAGCACACTTCCCGAGTCACTCAGGAACCAGATAACATCCACCTGGGGTGAAGCACCGGGTAGTGTCATGGTATACAATGGCAGCATCGTCATTCCAGGGGTCATGATAGGGAACATATTCCTGGGACCCCAGCCGATGCGCGGCTTCGGTGAGGATGCAGCAGACCTGATACACTCAACGACCCTGCCACTGCATCACCAGTACCTTGCATTCTACATGTGGCTTCAGAGGAACTTCAATGCAGTCATACACCTCGGTACCCATGGGACCATGGAATGGCTCCCTGGCAAGTCTGTTGGACTTTCAGCCCTAGACTGGCCTGACGTCATGATAGGGAACCTTCCTAACATATACCCCTACATAGTAAATAACCCTGGTGAGGGTACCCAGGCAAAGAGAAGGGGCTACGCTGTCCTTATCAACCATAACATTCCACCCATGGTTGTGGGCGGACTCTACGGTGACCTATCAGAACTTCAGTACAAGATCAACCTTTACCATTCAGCCACGGATCCCCAGAGAAAACTGATACTCGCAGATGAGATAAGGAACCTCACGGTGAAGCTGGACCTGCACAGGGAGCTTAACCTGGATCTTAACACATCCTTTGAGGAGGCCCTGGACATAATCGAACACAGGCTCGATGAACTATCAGCAACCCTTATACCCTACGGTCTGCACGTCTTCGGGGAACCCCTGAGCGGTGAACTCCTTGATGCCATGGTTGAGGCAATAGTGAGCTTCGACCCTGAGTCAAGGAACAGTACGGAGTTCAGGGATGCTGTAAGGGCAAAGCTATCACAGGACTATGAGATCACGAACCTTCTCAGGGCACTTGAGGGGAGATTCGTTGAACCGGGAAGGGGCGCTGACCCAATAAGGATACCGGACCTTCTACCAACAGGTAAAAACTCGTACTCCTTTGATCCAAGGCTTGCACCTGACAGTGCAGCATGGGCGATAGGTAAGAAGATGGCGGATGACCTCATTGCAGACTACCTTGCAAAGAACGGCCGTTACCCTGAATCTGTGGGGGTTGTTCTCTGGTCAATAGAGACCATGAGGACCAACGGTCAGACAATAGCCATGATACTCCGCCTTATCGGCGTTGAACCGGTATGGGATAGGTCAGGCCGGTTTACTGGGGTTAAGGTCACACCGCTGGAGGAGCTTGGAAGGCCAAGGATTGATGTCCTTGTAACCATCAGCGGACTCTTCAGGGACACCTTTGCCTACAGTATCGACAGGATGGATGAGGCTATAAGGCTTGTCATGAAACTGGATGAATCCCCTTCAATGAATTACCTCAGAAAACACTATCTCAGTGACCTTGCGAATTACACGCAGGGAGGCATGGGTCCACTTGCAGAGATACTGGCAGGTGCAAGGATCTTCGGTTCGGCCCCTGGAAGCTACGGTACAGGGATACCTGCAGTTGTTGAATCAACCTCAAAATGGAATGACCAGTCACAGCTTGTTGAAACCTACCTGAACCACATGGGCTTCATCTATGGTAAGGACATATACGCCATAGATGCAAAGGATGCCTTCAAGAGGCAGCTTGCAAAGGTCGATGCAACGGTACAGGTGAGGGACAGTGTCTACGGGGTCCTTGACAACGATGATGTCTACCAGTACCTGGAGGGACTTACAATGGCTGCAAGGGCAATGTCAGGAAAGAACGTTGCATCCTACATTGCAAACACGAGGTTCACACCAAGGATAGAGACCCTCTCATCCTTCATTGCAGCCGAGCTCAGGACAAGGACCTACAATCCAAAATGGATCGAGGGCATGCTTAGCCAGGGATTCTCAGGGGCTCATCAGATATCCAAGGAGATAGGACACCTCTTCGGGTGGAGTGCAGTTGCGCCTGAACTTGTTGAAGACTGGATGTGGCAGAAGGTTGCAGAGACCTACATCTTTGACCCGGTTGTGAGGAGCAGGTTCATGAGTCTTCAGCCCTACTCCTATGCGTCTACCATTGCATGGCTCCTTGAGGCTAACCGTAGGGGGCTCTGGAGCACGGATTCAGCCACCATCCAGAGGCTTGCAGATGAGTACATCTCTGTCATCAACGAGTACGGTGTTGTGTGCTGCCACCATACCTGTGCAAACATGGTCTTCAACCAGTGGCTTGTGAAGTTATCCTCCCTTGACAGCGCGTCACTGAAGAAGTTCGCAGCAGCCATGGCAGCTGCCACAGGTAGATCCATTGATGTGCCGGGTTCCGCTGATTCCAGCCAGCCAGGGACTTCTGGTGAGGGTCAGGGTGCCGGTGAGACAGGAAGACCATCCTATGGATCTTCAGGTGGAGGTAGGAGTTCATCCAGCCCATCATTCAGTGCTTCATATTCAGCCAGCACTGAAACGGCGGCTGATTCACAGCAGGATTCTGCAGGTGAATCCGGTAAGGCCTATGAGGTTGCTGCTTCAACCCAGAGTGCTTCATCAACCAGTCAGACACCCTTCTATGCCATACTTGGGGTGGTGGCCCTTGTATGTCTCCTTGGGGCTGGATACTTCTATCAGGGAAGAATTTAA